GCTTAGGCTCCTTTTTTTAAGCAACGGACAAAGTCGTTGGCGCCATGAAGCAAAGCGAAATTTTAAGCAACGGACAAAGTCGTTGGCGCCATGAAGCAAAGCGAAATTTTAAGCAATGAATAGTTATTGGGGGACTTAAAGTGACCATTCATGCACTATTTATTGAAAATTAATTTCCTAAAACCTATATTAGTGTATATAGAATGATAAAATTCAAATGGAGGCGATTTTGTGAAAGATTCTAAATCTATAAATTTAATAACATTTATTTTAACTTATATATTAGCTCGATTTATAGGTAAAGTAACAGGTTTTAATTATAATTTATTCAGTGGTATAAATGTTAATTTATTGTATGACCTATTGATATGGGGTGCATTGTATTTTTCATTTGATTGGATTTTAAATAAATACTTTGCTAAAAAAAGTAATAGTTCTAACGAGGATTAGGCTTTTAAATATACTATATAAGTAGTATAGGAAGGATGAATTAATATGAGTATTAATATTAAAAGATGCTTATTTTCAATAGCATTAATTTGTGCAAGTATGGTTAGTTTTATAACTAAATCTAAAGTAGGATTTCAACTTTCAATTGCTATAATTGGAGTTCCTCTCGCGTTTTTGTTTTTAGTTAGATTAGTTTTGCCTGAGATTAAATTATTAGATGAAAAGTCTAATGAGTATAGCGCATTATCAGAAATAGAGAAGTTTGGATCAGTAGTGAACTTAGTGTTAATAGGCATTTGGGTAATTACTGAAGTTTATTGTTTAATGATAATTTAACATAGCAATTAATAAACTTCAAATTAAAGATTTATATTGCTAATTAAGATAGAGCATAAAGACATTAAGAGAAAAATGTTAACAATGAATATATTAAGGAGTAGAATGTATGCTAACAATTAGTAGGGAGAATGTATATAGAGACAATTTAAGAAGTTATAAAATTATTATAGATGGAAATTACTGTGATGAGATTAAGTGTGGAGAGATAAAAAATATAAATCTTGCTCCAGGGAATCATACAATATATTTAAAAATAGATTGGTGTAGGAGTAATAAAATAGACTTTACTGTTTTAGAGAATGAGACGGTAGAATTTGAATGTGGTAATTCTATGGATAAGTGGAGAATTCTACTTGCAATTATTTATATAACATTTCTTAAAAATAAGTATTTATGGATAAGAAAAAAATAAACTAATAATATATCATAGATTAGTAGTCATAAATATCTAATATTTATTAAAATAGTGGAGTAAACTTCAATATGACAGAACTTATAGTTATTATATTTAATTAAATTAAATTATTTAGGAGGATAGATAAATTCATGTGTATTTATCTATCCTTTTTTCTATACTCAGATGGAGTACATCCTATATTTTTACTAAATATCTCAGTAAAATAACTAGAACTATTAAAACCACATTTAAGTGCTATTTCAGTAATTGAATAACTCGGATTATTAAGTAACTCAATACTTTTCTCTAAACGATACTCTGTTAGATAAGAAATTGGAGACTTATTCAAAAGTGATTGAAAAATCTTACAGCAATTACTTCTACATATATTTCCGGCTAAAGCAATATCACTAAGCGTAATTTTATTTTGATAATTTTGTTGAATATATCCAGTCATATTGTGCATAGTCTCAAGATTTTTATCAATATTATCTTTTTTATATACTTGGTCATTTATTACATTATGATAGAGAACATGACATATAGAATACAAAGCACTCATAACTTGTAATTCAAATCCATCTTTTTCCTCATTACAAAGGTTATATATATCAACTAACATATCTATAAAATTTTTCTGCCAGATAACAGATGAATCAAATATAAAAAATGGATGAGACTTATCATTATATACTGGCATAAGATATGATTTTTTTATTAGATCTATGCCAGAAAGTAGGGACGGTGGTAATAAGATACAAATAAAAGTACAGTCAGATCCATCCGCAGAATAACCATAGTGCATTTGTTTAGAATTTATAAACATAGCTTGATTTTCTTTTAATTCATAACTATTACCATTTACTGAAAAATTCATTTTACCCTTTTTTACTACTATAAACTCAAAATCTTCGTGCCAATGATTCACAGCCGACATATTTGGATAGCTTGAGAGTAAATTTTCTTTTGCTACTATAGTAAAATTACTGAAAGTATAAGTAATATTTTCTAAATTATTATCTAATAATTCCATTTCTATCATTAAATCACCTCGATACATAATATACGATTGTTATAAAAAAACATTCAATTCTTATATTATACAGCATTACAATGGAATATTATTATAGAATGTTAAGAAAGTTAATGGAAAATTTTTAGACGTATTTAAATTAAAAGAGCAAAGGGGAGAGACGTAATGTTGAAATTTTTATTAATTATTATTTATATAGCATTTATTAGTTTAGGACTACCAGATGCTATATTAGGTTCTGCTTGGCCTATGATTCATCAAGATTTAGATGTTTCTATATCATCAGCAGGAATAGCTACTATGATTATAGCTGGTGGAACTATAATTTCAAGCTTTTTTAGTTCTAAATTAATAAGTAAATTTGGAACAGGTAAAGTTACAGCTTTTAGTGTTTTATTAACAGCTGCTGGCTTATTAGGTATATATTTTTCGCCAAGTTTTGTATGGATTTGTTTACTAGGAATACCATTAGGATTAGGAGCAGGAGCAGTAGATTCTGCGCTTAACAACTTTGTAGCAATTCATTATGAGGCAAAACATATGAACTGGCTTCATTGCTTTTGGGGAATTGGTGCAACATCAGGTCCATTTATCATGTCTTTATATTTACTTAAAGAAAATGGATGGAGAATGGGATATGCAACTATAGGGATTGTTCAAGCTATATTAGCTGTAAGTTTATTTATTTCATTACCGCTTTGGAAAAAAGTCGAGGTTAAAGATAGTGAAGATGAAAATAATTGTAGTGAGGTAAAACTTTCGGTGTTATTAAAATTACCAGGAGCTAAACCTGCGCTAATATCATTTTTCTGTTATTGTTCAGTAGAGTTGACAGCTGGACTATGGATTAGTTCTTATTTAGTTGTAAAAAATGGGTTATCAGCAGAATTAGCAGCCAAATGGGTATCTTTATATTATTTAGGTATTACAGTGGGCAGATTTTTAGCTGGATTTTTAGCTATGAAACTAAATAACAAACAAATGATTAGAATAGGGCAAATCATAGCTATCATTGGAGTAATATTATTAGCTATTCCTTTACCAAATAACATGCAGTTAATAGGGATAATATTAATAGGGCTAGGTTGCGCACCAATATATCCTGCAATGCTTCATGAAACTCCAAATAGATTTGGAAAAGAATTATCTCAAGGTATCATGGGAATTCAAATGGCTACAGCTTACGTAGGTAGTACTTTCGTGCCACCATTATTTGGTATATTATCTAAGTTTAGCGGGTTTGGTATCTTGCCTATTTTTTTATTAATGCTATTAATATTAATGGTAGTTACATCTGAACGAGTAAGTAAAGTATGTAATAAAAATATAAAAATAGAGTGTTAATTTAAATTTGTATTTATCTATTCGGGGCTTAAAAATAACTATTCAAGTCAAATATATTGAAAAATATATCTAGAATATATACCATAAAGATGAAATACATTAGAGTAGATAATGCATTGATTATTTAACTTAATAATTTATGGGGGGGGGAGTTTTATGTCTACAGATATTAAGGATATAAAACGAGAGATAAAATATTTCTTGTTAGTAAATTTCGGACTTATTGCTTTTATA
Above is a genomic segment from Romboutsia lituseburensis containing:
- a CDS encoding MFS transporter, translated to MLKFLLIIIYIAFISLGLPDAILGSAWPMIHQDLDVSISSAGIATMIIAGGTIISSFFSSKLISKFGTGKVTAFSVLLTAAGLLGIYFSPSFVWICLLGIPLGLGAGAVDSALNNFVAIHYEAKHMNWLHCFWGIGATSGPFIMSLYLLKENGWRMGYATIGIVQAILAVSLFISLPLWKKVEVKDSEDENNCSEVKLSVLLKLPGAKPALISFFCYCSVELTAGLWISSYLVVKNGLSAELAAKWVSLYYLGITVGRFLAGFLAMKLNNKQMIRIGQIIAIIGVILLAIPLPNNMQLIGIILIGLGCAPIYPAMLHETPNRFGKELSQGIMGIQMATAYVGSTFVPPLFGILSKFSGFGILPIFLLMLLILMVVTSERVSKVCNKNIKIEC
- a CDS encoding AraC family transcriptional regulator; amino-acid sequence: MIEMELLDNNLENITYTFSNFTIVAKENLLSSYPNMSAVNHWHEDFEFIVVKKGKMNFSVNGNSYELKENQAMFINSKQMHYGYSADGSDCTFICILLPPSLLSGIDLIKKSYLMPVYNDKSHPFFIFDSSVIWQKNFIDMLVDIYNLCNEEKDGFELQVMSALYSICHVLYHNVINDQVYKKDNIDKNLETMHNMTGYIQQNYQNKITLSDIALAGNICRSNCCKIFQSLLNKSPISYLTEYRLEKSIELLNNPSYSITEIALKCGFNSSSYFTEIFSKNIGCTPSEYRKKDR